Proteins encoded together in one Streptomyces sp. B1I3 window:
- a CDS encoding APC family permease: MTQLDARPQAGDTVRGDAPADGGVREKGLGGNSVGLMGSAVIGVSTVAPVYCLTSTLGSTAGEVGVQMPAVFLAGFLPMLLVAFAYRELNKVMPDCGTSFTWTVKAFGPRLGWMCGWGLVIATIIVLSNLAGVATSYFWLLAGEVSGSDSVAALDDNKAVHILTCLLLIAVATAISYRGMTATKSIQYALVGLQLVVLAVFVVMAVQKAGSGDFSGSSLDFSWSWLNPFAVQSFAAFTAGLSLSIFMFWGWDACLTANEETTGSEKTPGRAALIAMVVLVGSYLATGIAAQMAVGSGDSGLGLSNPDTSDNVFAALAGPVMGPGLGILLFLAVLASAAASLQTTFIPVARTVLAMSAYEALPASYARVHPRFRTPGKATVVAGVATGVFYTVMTLVSEHVLVDTIYALGLMICFYYALTAFACAWYFRADLTSSARDLVFKGLFPVVGGILLTAVFGKTLYDMWDPAYGSGSSVLGVGSVFVIGVGLLLLGVVLMLAMQRRSPAFFRGEVLTKETPALVVQD, encoded by the coding sequence ATGACTCAGCTGGATGCGCGGCCACAGGCCGGAGACACGGTAAGGGGAGACGCCCCGGCCGACGGCGGTGTACGCGAGAAGGGGCTCGGCGGGAACTCCGTCGGACTGATGGGCAGCGCCGTCATCGGCGTCTCCACCGTCGCCCCCGTGTACTGCCTCACCTCCACGCTCGGCTCCACCGCCGGTGAGGTCGGCGTGCAGATGCCCGCCGTGTTCCTGGCCGGATTCCTGCCGATGCTGCTGGTGGCCTTCGCCTACCGGGAGCTCAACAAGGTCATGCCGGACTGCGGCACCTCGTTCACCTGGACGGTCAAGGCCTTCGGGCCGCGCCTGGGCTGGATGTGCGGCTGGGGCCTGGTCATCGCGACGATCATCGTCCTGTCGAACCTGGCGGGCGTCGCCACCTCCTACTTCTGGCTGCTGGCCGGCGAGGTGTCCGGGAGCGACTCGGTCGCCGCCCTGGACGACAACAAGGCCGTCCACATCCTCACCTGTCTCCTGCTCATCGCCGTGGCGACGGCGATCAGCTACCGGGGGATGACGGCCACCAAGAGCATCCAGTACGCCCTCGTCGGCCTGCAGCTCGTCGTCCTCGCCGTGTTCGTCGTGATGGCGGTGCAGAAGGCGGGCAGCGGTGACTTCTCCGGCTCGTCGCTGGACTTCTCCTGGTCCTGGCTGAATCCGTTCGCCGTCCAGTCCTTCGCCGCCTTCACGGCCGGCCTCTCCCTCTCGATCTTCATGTTCTGGGGCTGGGACGCCTGTCTCACCGCCAACGAGGAGACCACCGGCAGCGAGAAGACACCGGGCCGCGCCGCGCTCATCGCGATGGTCGTCCTGGTCGGTTCCTACCTCGCCACCGGCATCGCCGCCCAGATGGCCGTCGGCTCCGGTGACTCGGGGCTCGGCCTCTCCAACCCGGACACCTCCGACAACGTCTTCGCCGCCCTCGCCGGCCCGGTCATGGGCCCCGGCCTCGGCATCCTGCTCTTCCTGGCGGTGCTGGCGTCGGCCGCCGCGAGCCTGCAGACCACGTTCATCCCGGTGGCGCGCACGGTCCTGGCGATGTCGGCCTACGAAGCCCTGCCCGCCTCCTACGCCCGTGTCCACCCCCGCTTCCGGACCCCCGGCAAGGCCACCGTCGTGGCGGGCGTCGCGACCGGTGTCTTCTACACGGTGATGACGCTGGTCAGCGAGCACGTCCTGGTCGACACGATCTACGCCCTCGGCCTGATGATCTGCTTCTACTACGCGCTGACGGCCTTCGCCTGTGCCTGGTACTTCCGCGCCGACCTGACCAGCTCCGCACGCGATCTCGTCTTCAAGGGCCTCTTCCCCGTCGTCGGCGGCATCCTGCTCACCGCTGTCTTCGGCAAGACCCTGTACGACATGTGGGACCCGGCCTACGGCTCCGGCTCGTCCGTCCTGGGCGTCGGTTCGGTCTTCGTCATCGGAGTCGGGCTGCTGCTGCTCGGCGTGGTACTGATGCTGGCGATGCAGCGCCGAAGCCCGGCGTTCTTCCGCGGCGAGGTGCTGACGAAGGAGACCCCCGCGCTGGTCGTCCAGGACTGA
- a CDS encoding TIGR03619 family F420-dependent LLM class oxidoreductase, whose translation MRIATTIFLTDGTITPVRLARELEQRGFAGLYLPEHTHIPVGRETPYPAGGELPAEYGRTLDPFVALGQAAAVTERLELGTGVTLVAQHDPIDLAKKAATLDHLSGGRFTLGVGLGWNVEEAADHGVHWPTRRSLVRGRMALMRALWAEEPTAYEGEFGSVRASHAYPKPVRKPRGPVSGPRTLIGGTAGPKLFDQIAQDADGWLPIGGRGLADSLPRLRTAWEQAGRDPEQLHVVPYAVVPDPGKLAYYTDLGISEVVLQLPPAEEAEVLRALDAYAAYL comes from the coding sequence ATGCGGATCGCCACAACGATCTTCCTCACCGACGGGACGATCACACCGGTACGGCTCGCGCGAGAGCTCGAACAGCGGGGTTTCGCCGGGCTGTACCTGCCCGAGCACACCCACATCCCTGTGGGCCGGGAGACCCCCTACCCGGCGGGCGGTGAGCTTCCGGCGGAGTACGGCCGCACCCTCGACCCGTTCGTCGCCCTGGGCCAGGCCGCGGCGGTCACCGAGCGGCTGGAGCTCGGCACCGGTGTCACGCTGGTCGCCCAGCACGACCCCATCGACCTGGCGAAAAAGGCCGCCACGCTCGACCACCTCTCGGGCGGCCGGTTCACGCTCGGCGTCGGTCTGGGATGGAACGTCGAGGAGGCCGCGGACCACGGCGTCCACTGGCCGACCCGGCGTTCGCTGGTCCGGGGGCGAATGGCCCTGATGCGGGCCCTGTGGGCGGAGGAGCCGACGGCGTACGAGGGTGAGTTCGGCTCCGTCCGGGCGAGCCACGCGTACCCGAAACCGGTACGGAAGCCCCGAGGCCCGGTCAGTGGCCCGCGCACCCTGATCGGCGGGACGGCGGGGCCCAAGCTGTTCGACCAGATCGCCCAGGACGCCGACGGCTGGCTGCCCATCGGAGGGCGCGGCCTCGCGGATTCCCTGCCGCGGCTGCGCACCGCCTGGGAGCAGGCCGGCCGGGACCCGGAGCAGCTCCACGTGGTGCCGTACGCGGTGGTGCCCGATCCGGGCAAGCTGGCGTACTACACGGACCTGGGGATCTCGGAGGTCGTCCTTCAACTGCCCCCGGCCGAGGAGGCGGAGGTGCTGCGCGCGCTGGACGCGTACGCGGCGTATCTGTGA